The DNA sequence GCAGACACCGGCGATCCAGCGGCCGTGGCGCGGGCGGGACAGTCGGTGCGGCTGGCTGGCCATGCGATCATCTCCTCGGTACGGGCGGCGGGGTCCTCCCCGCGGCTGCCTTCGACGGTAGGAGCGCCGCGCACGCCCGCCCTCGACCGCCGGGACGATTCGCGGCGCCGCCCGCCCGTACGGGCATCCCCGATGGCGCCGCCGTGCTAACGCGCGTCCCGCGACGGAACACGAAAAGGACCCGGTGAGAATTTTCACCGGGTCCTCCGTTCGTACGATGCCGGTGTCAGTGCTGGGTCGGGAAGCCCAGGTTGACGCCGCCGTGGTGCGGGTCGAGCCACCGGCTGGTGACGACCTTGCCCCGGGTGTAGAAGTGGACGCCCTCGGCGCCGTGGGCGTGGGTGTCGCCGAACAGCGACGCCTTCCAGCCGCCGAAGGAGAAGTAGGCCATCGGCACCGGGATGGGCACGTTGACGCCGACCATGCCGACCTCGACCTCGTGCTGGAAGCGCCGGGCGGCGCCGCCGTCGTTGGTGTAGATCGCCGTGCCGTTGCCGTACGGGTTGCCGTTGACCAGCTCCAGCGCCTCGTCGTACGACGTCGCGCGGACCACGCTGAGCACCGGGCCGAAGATCTCGTCGGTGTAGACCGACATCTGCGGCGTGACATGGTCGAACAGCGTCGGCCCGAGCCAGAACCCGGTCGCCTCGCCGTCGGCGGCCACCCCCCGGCCGTCGACCACCAGCCGCGCCCCGGCCCGCTCCCCCGCGTCCACGTACGACGACACCTTGTCCCGGTGCACCTTCGTGACCAGCGGGCCCATGTCGCAGTCACGGCGGCCGTCACCGGTGCGGATGCGCGCCACCCGTTCGCTGATCTTGTCGACCAGCTCGTCGCCGACCGGGTCGACCGCCACCACGACCGAGATGGCCATGCAGCGCTCGCCCGCCGAGCCGAACCCGGCGCTGACCGCCGCGTCGGCGGCCAGGTCCAGGTCGGCGTCGGGCAGGACCACCATATGGTTCTTGGCCCCGCCCAGCGCCTGCACCCGCTTGCCGTACGCGGTGCCGGTCTCGTAGACGTAGCGGGCGATCGGGGTCGAGCCCACGAACGACACCGCCTTGACCATCCGGTGCGTCAGCAGCGCGTCCACGGCCTCCTTGTCGCCGTGCACCACGTTGAACACGCCCTCGGGCAGGCCCGCCTCGGCGAACCACTGCGCCAGCAGCACCGAGGCGCTGGGGTCCTTCTCACTCGGCTTGAGCACCACCGCGTTGCCGCAGGCGATCGCGATCGGCACGAACCACAGCGGCACCATCGCCGGGAAGTTGAACGGCGAGATCACGGCGACCACGCCCAGCGCCTGCCGGATCGAGTACGAGTCCACCTCGGTCGACACGTTCTCGCTGAAGAAGCCGCGCTGCGAGGTCGGGATGCCGCAGGCGAACTCGACCACCTCCAGCCCGCGCTGCACCTCCCCGGCCGCGTCGGACAGCACCTTGCCGTGCTCGGCGGTGATCGCCGCGGCCAGCTCCGCCCGCCGCTCGTGGATGATCTGCCGCACCGCGAACATGACCGCGGTGCGCTTGGCCAGCGACGCGTCGCGCCAGGACCGGGCGGCCCGGTCGGCGGCGCGCACGACGGTGTCGACGTCGGTCGCCGAGGCGAAGTCCACCATGGCGCTGACGCGGCCGGTGGCCGGGTCGTAGACCTCGCCCTGCCGGACGGCGCCGTGCTCCCACGCCTTGCCGTTCACGAA is a window from the Catellatospora sp. TT07R-123 genome containing:
- a CDS encoding CoA-acylating methylmalonate-semialdehyde dehydrogenase, which gives rise to MELGYITHFVNGKAWEHGAVRQGEVYDPATGRVSAMVDFASATDVDTVVRAADRAARSWRDASLAKRTAVMFAVRQIIHERRAELAAAITAEHGKVLSDAAGEVQRGLEVVEFACGIPTSQRGFFSENVSTEVDSYSIRQALGVVAVISPFNFPAMVPLWFVPIAIACGNAVVLKPSEKDPSASVLLAQWFAEAGLPEGVFNVVHGDKEAVDALLTHRMVKAVSFVGSTPIARYVYETGTAYGKRVQALGGAKNHMVVLPDADLDLAADAAVSAGFGSAGERCMAISVVVAVDPVGDELVDKISERVARIRTGDGRRDCDMGPLVTKVHRDKVSSYVDAGERAGARLVVDGRGVAADGEATGFWLGPTLFDHVTPQMSVYTDEIFGPVLSVVRATSYDEALELVNGNPYGNGTAIYTNDGGAARRFQHEVEVGMVGVNVPIPVPMAYFSFGGWKASLFGDTHAHGAEGVHFYTRGKVVTSRWLDPHHGGVNLGFPTQH